From Pseudomonas sp. FP2335, the proteins below share one genomic window:
- a CDS encoding branched-chain amino acid ABC transporter substrate-binding protein, whose product MSQTFYKKGFLALAVAAALGVSTFVQADVKIGVAGPMTGANAAFGEQYMKGAQAAADTINKAGGINGEKIVLVAGDDACEPKQAVAVANRLADQDKVIGVVGHFCSSNTIPASEVYDEAGIIAITPGSTNPQVTERGLGAMFRMCGRDDQQGIVAGDYIVDVLKGKKVAVINDKDTYGKGLADATAAQLTKRGVKPVLEEGLTRGEKDFSALVTKIRSLGADVVYFGGLHPEAGPLVRQIREAGLKDVKFMSDDGIVTDELVATAGGAQYVDGVYMTFGADPRLLPDSKAVVEEFRKNGTEPEGYTLYAYASVQALAAGFNGAKSNKGEDAAKWLKANPVQTVMGKKEWDGKGDLKISDYVVYQWDKDGKYHQLEKQK is encoded by the coding sequence ATGTCCCAGACGTTTTACAAGAAAGGTTTTCTTGCCCTCGCCGTTGCAGCGGCCCTGGGTGTTTCTACGTTTGTTCAAGCTGATGTGAAGATTGGCGTAGCGGGGCCCATGACGGGTGCAAACGCCGCTTTCGGTGAGCAGTACATGAAGGGTGCCCAGGCGGCGGCCGATACCATCAACAAGGCCGGTGGCATCAATGGCGAGAAAATCGTCCTGGTGGCCGGCGACGACGCTTGCGAGCCCAAGCAGGCCGTAGCCGTGGCCAACCGCCTGGCCGATCAGGACAAAGTCATCGGCGTGGTCGGGCACTTCTGCTCGTCCAACACCATCCCGGCCTCCGAGGTCTACGACGAAGCGGGCATCATCGCGATCACCCCAGGCTCCACCAACCCACAGGTCACCGAACGCGGTCTGGGCGCCATGTTCCGTATGTGCGGGCGTGACGACCAGCAGGGCATCGTGGCGGGCGACTACATCGTCGACGTGCTCAAGGGCAAGAAAGTCGCCGTCATCAACGACAAGGACACCTACGGCAAAGGCCTGGCCGACGCCACTGCTGCCCAGTTGACCAAGCGTGGCGTCAAGCCGGTGCTGGAAGAAGGCCTGACCCGTGGCGAGAAAGACTTCAGCGCCCTGGTCACCAAGATCCGTTCCCTGGGCGCCGACGTCGTGTACTTCGGCGGCCTGCACCCGGAAGCCGGTCCCCTGGTTCGCCAGATCCGTGAAGCCGGCCTGAAAGACGTCAAGTTCATGTCCGATGACGGCATTGTCACCGACGAACTGGTCGCCACCGCTGGCGGCGCGCAATACGTCGACGGCGTCTACATGACCTTCGGCGCCGACCCACGCCTGCTGCCGGACAGCAAGGCCGTGGTGGAAGAGTTCCGCAAAAACGGCACCGAGCCTGAAGGCTACACCCTGTACGCCTACGCCTCGGTCCAGGCCCTGGCTGCCGGCTTCAACGGCGCCAAGTCCAACAAGGGCGAAGACGCGGCCAAGTGGCTCAAGGCCAACCCGGTCCAGACCGTCATGGGCAAGAAGGAATGGGACGGCAAGGGCGACCTGAAAATCTCCGACTACGTGGTTTACCAGTGGGATAAAGACGGTAAATACCATCAGCTGGAAAAACAGAAGTAA
- a CDS encoding branched-chain amino acid ABC transporter permease LivH (LivHMGF is the membrane component of the LIV-I/LS branched-chain amino acid transporter) produces the protein MDGIFLQQLVNGLTLGSVYGLIAIGYTMVYGIIGMINFAHGEVYMISAYLAAITLALLAYFGIESFPLLILGTLIFTVVVTGVYGWVIERVAYKPLRNSTRLAPLISAIGISLILQNYAQIAQGAKQQGIPTLLAGAWRVDIGTGFVQLTYTKVFILVAAFAGMALLTYVIKYTKLGRMCRATQQDRKMASILGINTDRVISYVFVIGAAMAALAGVLITLNYGTFDFYAGFIIGIKAFTAAVLGGIGSLPGAMLGGIILGISESLFSGLINSDYKDVFSFSLLVVILIFRPQGLLGRPLVAKV, from the coding sequence ATGGATGGTATTTTCCTGCAGCAACTGGTCAACGGCCTGACCCTCGGGTCGGTCTACGGCCTGATCGCCATCGGCTACACAATGGTCTACGGCATCATCGGCATGATCAACTTCGCCCACGGCGAGGTTTATATGATTTCCGCTTACCTCGCGGCGATCACTCTGGCCCTGCTGGCCTACTTCGGCATTGAATCCTTCCCGCTGCTCATTCTCGGCACCTTGATCTTCACCGTGGTGGTCACCGGCGTGTACGGTTGGGTCATCGAGCGTGTCGCCTACAAACCGCTGCGCAACTCCACCCGATTGGCTCCGCTGATCAGCGCCATCGGTATCTCCCTGATCCTGCAGAACTACGCGCAGATCGCCCAGGGCGCCAAGCAACAAGGGATTCCCACCTTGCTGGCCGGGGCCTGGCGTGTCGACATCGGCACCGGTTTCGTGCAGTTGACGTACACCAAGGTCTTCATCCTGGTCGCCGCCTTCGCGGGCATGGCCCTGCTGACCTACGTGATCAAGTACACCAAGCTCGGCCGCATGTGCCGCGCCACTCAGCAAGATCGCAAGATGGCTTCGATCCTCGGCATCAACACCGACCGCGTGATTTCCTACGTGTTTGTCATCGGGGCCGCCATGGCCGCCCTCGCCGGTGTGCTCATTACCCTCAACTACGGCACCTTCGACTTCTATGCCGGCTTCATCATCGGCATCAAGGCGTTCACCGCTGCGGTTCTCGGCGGCATCGGCTCCCTGCCTGGGGCGATGCTCGGCGGGATCATCCTCGGCATCTCCGAGTCGCTGTTCTCGGGGTTGATCAACTCTGACTACAAAGACGTGTTCAGTTTCTCCCTGCTGGTGGTGATTCTGATCTTCCGTCCCCAGGGCCTGCTGGGTCGCCCACTCGTGGCTAAGGTGTAA
- the livM gene encoding high-affinity branched-chain amino acid ABC transporter permease LivM: protein MSAAKPIDIKKSVVDTILAGLISLVVFGPIVGVVLDGYSFNLEPARVATLVAIVMVGRFALSLFLQTPKGLKVLQGFESSGSGVHVLAPDYKSRLRWIIPALIVIAIVFPIFANKYLLTVVILGLIYVLLGLGLNIVVGLAGLLDLGYVAFYAIGAYGLALGYQYLGLGFWTVLPLAAIAAALAGCILGFPVLRMHGDYLAIVTLGFGEIIRLVLNNWLSFTGGPNGMPVPSPTFLGLEFGRKAKDGGVPFHEFFGIDYNPNIKFMFIYIVLFLVVLAVLYIKHRLTRMPVGRAWEALREDEIACRSMGLNHVLVKLSAFTIGASTAGLAGVFFASYQGFVNPSSFTFFESALILAIVVLGGMGSTVGVVIAAFVLTVAPELLRSFSEYRVLLFGVLMVVMMIWRPRGLIRISRTGVTPRKGVAP from the coding sequence ATGTCTGCTGCCAAACCCATCGATATCAAGAAAAGTGTGGTCGATACGATCCTTGCCGGGCTTATTTCCCTGGTCGTGTTCGGCCCGATCGTCGGCGTAGTCCTCGACGGCTATAGCTTCAACCTGGAACCGGCCCGCGTGGCCACGTTGGTCGCCATCGTGATGGTCGGCCGGTTTGCCCTGAGCCTGTTCCTGCAAACGCCCAAGGGCCTCAAGGTCCTGCAAGGTTTCGAGAGCAGCGGTTCGGGTGTGCATGTGCTGGCGCCGGACTACAAGTCGCGGTTGCGCTGGATCATCCCGGCACTGATCGTGATTGCCATCGTGTTCCCGATCTTCGCCAACAAATACCTGCTGACCGTGGTGATCCTCGGGCTGATCTACGTATTGCTCGGCCTTGGGCTGAACATCGTGGTTGGCCTGGCCGGCCTGCTCGACCTGGGTTACGTGGCGTTCTACGCCATCGGCGCCTACGGCCTGGCCCTGGGGTATCAATACCTCGGCCTGGGTTTCTGGACGGTACTGCCACTGGCGGCCATCGCGGCGGCTTTGGCCGGCTGCATACTCGGCTTCCCGGTGTTGCGAATGCACGGCGACTACCTCGCCATCGTGACCCTGGGCTTTGGTGAAATCATCCGGTTGGTGCTGAACAACTGGCTGTCGTTCACTGGCGGCCCGAACGGCATGCCGGTGCCGTCGCCGACCTTCCTTGGCCTGGAGTTCGGGCGCAAGGCGAAGGACGGCGGGGTTCCGTTCCACGAGTTCTTCGGCATCGATTACAACCCCAACATCAAGTTCATGTTCATCTACATCGTGCTGTTCCTGGTGGTGCTGGCCGTGCTGTACATCAAGCACCGCCTGACCCGCATGCCGGTCGGGCGCGCCTGGGAAGCCCTGCGCGAAGATGAAATCGCCTGCCGTTCCATGGGCCTGAACCATGTGCTGGTCAAGCTCTCGGCATTCACCATTGGTGCCTCCACCGCAGGTCTTGCCGGGGTGTTCTTCGCTAGTTACCAAGGCTTCGTCAACCCGTCGTCGTTCACCTTCTTCGAGTCGGCGCTGATCCTGGCCATCGTGGTGTTGGGTGGCATGGGCTCGACGGTGGGCGTGGTGATCGCCGCGTTCGTGCTGACGGTTGCGCCGGAACTGCTGCGCAGCTTCTCCGAATACCGCGTGCTGCTGTTTGGTGTGTTGATGGTGGTGATGATGATCTGGCGACCGCGCGGGTTGATCCGCATCAGCCGGACCGGTGTGACACCACGCAAGGGGGTAGCGCCATGA
- a CDS encoding ABC transporter ATP-binding protein — MSKEVVLSVEHLMMHFGGIKALSDVSLKVERNSIFALIGPNGAGKTTVFNCLTGFYKASGGKIELNVRGKRTNVIQLLGERFQPTDFVSPKSFFSRVFYKMFGGTHLVNRAGLARTFQNIRLFKEMSVVENLLVAQHMWVNRNMLAGILNTKGYRKAESDALDHAFYWLEVVDLVDCANRLAGELSYGQQRRLEIARAMCTRPQIICLDEPAAGLNPQETEALSAMIRLLRDEHDLTVVLIEHDMGMVMSISDHIVVLDHGNVIAEGGPDAIRNDPKVIAAYLGADEEELV; from the coding sequence ATGAGCAAGGAAGTCGTCCTCTCAGTGGAACATTTGATGATGCACTTCGGTGGCATCAAGGCTTTGAGCGATGTGAGCCTCAAGGTCGAACGCAACTCGATCTTCGCCCTGATCGGCCCCAACGGAGCGGGCAAGACCACGGTGTTCAATTGCCTCACCGGCTTTTACAAAGCCAGCGGCGGCAAGATCGAGCTCAACGTGCGCGGCAAGCGCACCAACGTGATCCAACTGCTCGGCGAGCGCTTCCAGCCCACCGATTTCGTGTCGCCCAAAAGCTTTTTCAGCCGGGTGTTCTACAAGATGTTCGGCGGCACCCATCTGGTGAACCGCGCTGGCCTGGCGCGGACCTTCCAGAACATTCGCCTGTTCAAGGAAATGTCGGTGGTGGAAAACCTGCTGGTGGCCCAGCACATGTGGGTCAACCGCAATATGCTCGCGGGCATCCTCAACACCAAGGGCTACCGCAAGGCCGAAAGCGACGCCCTCGACCACGCCTTCTATTGGCTGGAGGTGGTGGACCTGGTGGACTGCGCCAACCGCCTCGCTGGCGAACTTTCCTACGGCCAACAACGGCGCCTGGAAATCGCCCGCGCCATGTGCACGCGGCCGCAGATCATCTGTCTCGACGAACCGGCTGCTGGCCTCAACCCCCAGGAAACCGAAGCCCTCAGCGCGATGATTCGCCTGTTGCGCGACGAACACGACCTTACGGTGGTGCTGATCGAACACGACATGGGCATGGTGATGAGTATTTCCGACCACATCGTGGTGCTTGACCACGGCAACGTGATCGCCGAAGGCGGCCCGGATGCGATCCGCAACGACCCGAAAGTGATTGCCGCCTACCTGGGCGCTGACGAAGAGGAGTTGGTATGA
- a CDS encoding ABC transporter ATP-binding protein: MSGPILEMKDLDVFYGPIQALKKVSLHINEGETVSLIGSNGAGKSTLLMSIFGQPRAESGQILYNGVDITHKSSHYIASNGIAQSPEGRRVFPDMTVEENLLMGTIPIGDKYAQEDMQRMFELFPRLKERRNQRAMTMSGGEQQMLAIARALMSRPKLLLLDEPSLGLAPIVVKQIFSTLRELASTGMTIFLVEQNANHALRLSDRAYVMVNGEIRLTGTGKELLVNEEVRNAYLGGH, encoded by the coding sequence ATGAGCGGACCTATCCTCGAAATGAAGGACCTGGACGTGTTCTATGGCCCGATCCAGGCCCTGAAAAAAGTCTCGCTGCACATCAACGAAGGCGAAACCGTCAGCCTGATCGGCTCCAACGGCGCGGGTAAATCCACGCTGCTGATGTCGATCTTCGGCCAACCAAGGGCCGAGTCGGGGCAGATTCTGTACAACGGCGTCGATATTACCCACAAGTCGTCCCACTACATCGCCTCCAACGGCATCGCGCAGTCGCCGGAAGGGCGGCGGGTGTTCCCCGACATGACCGTCGAGGAAAACCTGCTGATGGGCACCATCCCGATTGGCGACAAATACGCCCAGGAAGACATGCAGCGCATGTTCGAGTTGTTCCCACGGCTCAAGGAACGGCGTAACCAGCGGGCCATGACCATGTCCGGCGGCGAGCAGCAAATGCTCGCCATCGCCCGCGCGCTGATGAGCCGGCCCAAGCTGTTGCTGCTGGACGAGCCGAGTCTGGGCCTGGCGCCGATTGTGGTGAAGCAGATCTTCTCGACGTTGCGCGAGCTGGCGTCTACCGGGATGACCATCTTCCTGGTGGAGCAGAACGCCAACCATGCGCTGCGCTTGTCGGATCGGGCGTATGTGATGGTCAACGGCGAGATCCGCCTGACCGGCACGGGTAAAGAGCTGCTGGTGAACGAGGAAGTGCGCAACGCCTACCTCGGCGGGCACTGA
- a CDS encoding SDR family oxidoreductase, translated as MSDTLFITGATSGFGEACARRFAQAGWKLVLTGRRADRLNALVQELSEQTEVHGLVVDVRDRKGMEEAIANLPPSFAKLRGLINNAGLAVGTDPAPKCDLDDWETMVDTNIKGLLTTTNLLLPRLIAHGRGAGIINLGSIAGNYPYPGSHVYGGSKAFVKQFSLNLRCDLQGTGVRVTNIEPGLCESEFSLVRFGGDQARYDATYAGAEPIQPQDIADTIFWVMNTPAHVNINRLELMPVSQTWAGFAIERGAK; from the coding sequence ATGTCCGACACGCTGTTTATTACTGGCGCAACCTCAGGTTTCGGCGAGGCCTGTGCCCGTCGTTTTGCCCAAGCCGGCTGGAAACTGGTGCTCACCGGCCGTCGCGCCGACCGCTTGAATGCATTGGTGCAAGAGCTGTCAGAGCAGACCGAAGTGCACGGCCTGGTAGTGGATGTGCGTGACCGCAAGGGCATGGAAGAGGCGATCGCCAACCTGCCGCCGTCGTTCGCCAAGCTGCGCGGGCTGATCAACAACGCCGGGCTGGCCGTGGGCACCGACCCTGCGCCCAAGTGCGACCTCGACGATTGGGAGACCATGGTCGACACCAACATCAAGGGCCTGCTGACCACCACCAACCTGCTGCTGCCGCGTCTGATCGCCCACGGCCGTGGTGCCGGGATCATCAACCTCGGTTCCATCGCCGGCAACTACCCGTACCCGGGCAGCCATGTGTATGGCGGCTCCAAGGCGTTCGTGAAGCAGTTCTCGCTGAACCTGCGTTGTGACCTGCAAGGCACCGGCGTGCGTGTGACCAACATCGAGCCAGGCCTTTGTGAAAGCGAGTTTTCGCTGGTGCGCTTTGGTGGCGATCAGGCGCGGTATGACGCGACGTACGCGGGTGCCGAGCCGATCCAGCCGCAGGATATTGCCGACACTATCTTCTGGGTGATGAACACTCCAGCGCATGTGAACATCAACCGCCTGGAACTGATGCCAGTGAGCCAGACCTGGGCTGGGTTTGCCATTGAGCGTGGGGCCAAGTAA
- a CDS encoding cation diffusion facilitator family transporter — MSNRGEQALLKQSTILMFAVAIAGIVTGVVSGAQSILFDGFFSLIATAIKVLMLITAKLIAKKSNERFQFGYWHLEPMVLLIEGSFLLLIAIYAFLNGVFGIINGGREIELGLVIIYAAVFTVLEFAYFFYVRYRNRTLKSSLIQFDNISWLVDAMLSIGLLISFLAALLLKSQGYDEWAMYVDPLILILLALSMLAPAFKILRPALREVLGIAPDQLDDKVREVMDTAQAKHGFADYVSYVQKHGRARFIEIHVVLPADYPVDNVATLDGLREEISTGLGKPDAARWLTISFTGDRKWIA; from the coding sequence GTGAGTAACCGAGGTGAGCAGGCACTGCTCAAACAATCGACCATCCTGATGTTCGCAGTCGCGATCGCCGGGATTGTCACGGGTGTGGTATCCGGCGCCCAGTCCATTCTGTTCGACGGCTTTTTCTCGCTGATCGCCACCGCCATCAAGGTGCTGATGCTGATCACGGCCAAGCTGATCGCCAAGAAAAGCAACGAACGCTTCCAGTTCGGCTATTGGCACCTGGAGCCTATGGTGCTGTTGATCGAAGGCAGCTTCCTGTTGCTGATCGCCATCTACGCGTTTCTCAACGGTGTGTTCGGCATTATCAATGGCGGGCGCGAGATCGAGTTGGGGCTGGTGATCATCTACGCGGCGGTATTTACCGTGCTGGAATTCGCCTACTTCTTCTATGTGCGGTATCGCAATCGCACGCTGAAATCGTCGCTGATCCAGTTTGACAACATCAGTTGGCTAGTGGACGCCATGCTCTCGATCGGCTTGCTGATCAGCTTCCTGGCGGCGTTGTTGCTCAAGTCCCAGGGTTACGATGAGTGGGCGATGTATGTCGACCCGCTGATCCTGATCCTGCTGGCCCTGAGCATGCTGGCGCCGGCGTTCAAGATCCTGCGCCCGGCGTTGCGCGAGGTGCTGGGGATCGCCCCGGACCAGTTGGACGACAAGGTGCGCGAAGTGATGGACACGGCGCAGGCCAAGCATGGTTTCGCCGATTACGTGTCCTACGTGCAAAAGCACGGACGGGCACGGTTTATCGAGATTCATGTGGTGTTGCCGGCGGATTACCCGGTGGATAACGTGGCGACCCTGGATGGGCTGCGCGAAGAAATATCCACAGGGCTCGGCAAACCGGATGCGGCGCGCTGGTTGACCATCAGTTTTACCGGGGATCGCAAGTGGATTGCGTGA
- a CDS encoding AGE family epimerase/isomerase — MPTAPSSALNAVLNHFHTLIVPLWQGPGWNADLALPYEALDADHQPLPPQRYRAMACARQLYLFANLIGEPGAAFAEERAAALFRSLQRHFHDAEHGGWFYSIDPAGQPLDKRKDLYTHAFIIFACAHYWAKVREPLVESVLNAALAVVAQRFSSGDGLYEAVLERNWSSLKSGPLQNPLMHLAEGFLATLAVREDADVQAALLGLATAMQQRFIDRQHGVMLEKPLGAVDNWFEPGHQFEWFFLLESSDILRGTPLHASLTRAFAYAELKGVDNLSGAVSGMLALDGSVRDGTQRIWAQAEYLRALTLRPGSEAVLQRQLLALQQHFLHSKGWNECLDAQGVVSRWDMPSTTPYHLATCYQGLIQHLG; from the coding sequence ATGCCCACCGCTCCAAGCTCCGCCCTGAATGCCGTGCTCAATCACTTCCACACCTTGATCGTGCCGCTCTGGCAAGGCCCAGGCTGGAATGCCGACCTCGCGCTGCCCTATGAAGCGCTGGACGCCGATCACCAACCGCTGCCCCCGCAGCGCTACCGTGCCATGGCGTGCGCCCGGCAGTTGTACCTGTTTGCCAACCTGATCGGCGAACCCGGCGCAGCGTTTGCCGAAGAGCGCGCGGCGGCGTTGTTCCGCTCTCTGCAACGGCATTTTCACGACGCCGAGCATGGCGGCTGGTTCTACAGCATCGACCCGGCCGGGCAGCCACTGGACAAGCGCAAAGACCTCTACACCCACGCCTTCATTATTTTTGCCTGCGCCCACTACTGGGCCAAGGTGCGCGAGCCGTTGGTGGAATCGGTGCTCAACGCCGCCCTGGCAGTGGTCGCCCAGCGCTTTTCCAGCGGCGACGGCCTCTACGAAGCGGTACTGGAGCGCAACTGGTCATCCCTCAAATCCGGCCCGCTGCAAAACCCATTGATGCACCTGGCCGAAGGTTTCCTCGCCACCCTCGCGGTGCGTGAAGACGCCGACGTGCAAGCCGCATTGCTGGGGTTGGCGACGGCCATGCAGCAGCGCTTCATCGACCGCCAGCATGGCGTGATGCTGGAGAAACCGCTGGGTGCTGTGGATAACTGGTTTGAACCGGGCCACCAGTTCGAGTGGTTCTTCTTGCTGGAATCGTCGGACATCCTGCGCGGTACGCCGTTGCATGCCTCGTTGACGCGGGCATTTGCCTACGCCGAGCTCAAGGGTGTGGATAACTTGAGTGGTGCTGTCAGCGGCATGCTGGCCCTCGATGGCAGCGTACGTGACGGGACCCAACGCATCTGGGCCCAGGCGGAATACCTGCGGGCACTGACATTGCGACCGGGTAGCGAGGCAGTGTTGCAGCGGCAACTGCTGGCGCTGCAACAACACTTTTTACATAGCAAAGGCTGGAATGAATGCCTGGATGCCCAGGGAGTGGTGAGTCGGTGGGATATGCCGTCAACTACGCCGTATCACTTGGCGACTTGCTATCAGGGCCTGATCCAGCATCTGGGCTGA
- a CDS encoding HupE/UreJ family protein, with product MSLKKLFTAAALLLAPALAFAHPGHGDNGLIAGISHPLGGLDHLLAMLAVGLWAAQQQGAARWALPCTFVGTMLLGGVLGFEGMQLPAMESGIAASVLALGLAVALAVRPPLFMAVGATALFALFHGVAHGLELPDMSSPWAYAAGFVGATAVLHAAGYSVVRFLPAAAAPLVRIAGAASAATGAWLLVG from the coding sequence ATGAGCCTCAAAAAACTCTTCACCGCCGCCGCATTGCTGCTGGCCCCCGCCCTCGCCTTCGCCCATCCGGGGCATGGCGACAACGGTTTGATCGCCGGGATCAGCCACCCGCTGGGCGGCCTCGATCATTTGCTGGCGATGCTGGCGGTCGGTCTGTGGGCCGCGCAACAGCAAGGCGCGGCCCGCTGGGCACTGCCGTGCACCTTTGTCGGCACCATGTTGCTCGGTGGCGTGCTGGGCTTTGAAGGCATGCAATTGCCAGCGATGGAAAGCGGGATTGCCGCTTCGGTGCTGGCCCTGGGCCTGGCGGTAGCGTTGGCGGTGCGGCCGCCGTTGTTCATGGCCGTCGGTGCAACAGCCTTGTTCGCCTTGTTTCATGGCGTAGCGCACGGTTTGGAGCTGCCGGACATGTCCAGCCCGTGGGCGTATGCCGCAGGTTTCGTGGGGGCGACAGCGGTGTTGCATGCGGCCGGGTATTCCGTGGTGCGCTTCCTGCCGGCGGCGGCTGCGCCGTTGGTGCGGATTGCCGGGGCGGCTTCGGCGGCGACGGGGGCCTGGTTGTTGGTGGGCTGA
- the ureG gene encoding urease accessory protein UreG, which produces MNTQPLRVGIGGPVGSGKTALTLALCLALRDRYNLAVVTNDIYTREDADFLVRNQALAPERIIGVETGGCPHTAIREDASINLEAVDQLNRRFPGLDLILVESGGDNLSATFSPELSDLTIYVIDVSAGDKLPRKGGPGICKSDLLVINKIDLAPLVGASLELMNSDTTRMRNGKPFVFSNQKTGVGLEEIVAFIERQGLLTAA; this is translated from the coding sequence ATGAACACACAACCTCTGCGCGTCGGCATCGGCGGCCCGGTAGGTTCCGGCAAGACCGCCCTGACCCTCGCCCTGTGCCTGGCGCTGCGCGATCGCTACAACCTGGCCGTGGTCACCAACGACATCTATACCCGCGAAGACGCCGATTTCCTGGTGCGCAACCAGGCCCTCGCGCCCGAGCGCATCATTGGCGTGGAAACCGGCGGCTGCCCGCACACCGCAATCCGCGAAGATGCATCGATCAACCTCGAAGCGGTGGACCAACTCAACCGCCGCTTTCCCGGCCTGGACCTGATCCTGGTGGAGTCCGGCGGCGACAATCTGTCGGCCACCTTCAGCCCGGAGCTGTCGGACCTGACCATCTACGTGATCGATGTGTCCGCCGGCGACAAGCTGCCGCGCAAGGGTGGGCCGGGTATTTGCAAGTCCGACCTGCTGGTGATCAACAAGATCGACCTGGCGCCGCTGGTCGGCGCGTCGCTGGAGTTGATGAACAGCGACACCACGCGTATGCGCAACGGCAAACCCTTTGTGTTCAGCAACCAGAAAACCGGTGTGGGCCTGGAAGAAATCGTCGCCTTCATCGAACGCCAAGGCTTGCTGACCGCTGCCTGA
- a CDS encoding urease accessory protein UreF has protein sequence MNPAWALLRLASPQLPIGGYSYSQGLEMAVDNGRVHDAGSARRWISDQLLLNLARFEAPLLLAHCHAAAQENWPVLATLCEEHRASRETRELHQESRQMGYSLQQLLNGLPELDDSARAFLEQRAEPHLALGWALAARAWAISPADALAAWLWSWLENQLAVLMKTLPLGQQAAQRLTSELLPLLQQAQQDATHIDPNHVGSAAFGLSLACMAHERQYSRLFRS, from the coding sequence ATGAACCCAGCCTGGGCGCTGCTGCGTCTGGCCAGCCCGCAATTGCCGATTGGTGGCTACAGCTACTCCCAGGGCCTGGAGATGGCCGTGGACAACGGCCGGGTGCATGACGCGGGCAGCGCCAGGCGCTGGATCAGTGACCAGTTGCTGCTCAACCTGGCACGCTTCGAAGCACCGCTGCTGCTCGCCCATTGCCACGCCGCGGCACAGGAGAATTGGCCAGTGCTGGCAACCCTGTGTGAAGAGCACCGCGCCAGCCGTGAGACCCGCGAGTTGCATCAAGAAAGCCGGCAGATGGGTTATTCGCTGCAACAACTGCTCAACGGCTTGCCCGAACTGGACGACAGCGCGCGCGCCTTCCTTGAACAACGTGCCGAACCCCATCTCGCCCTGGGCTGGGCCCTCGCCGCCCGCGCCTGGGCCATCAGCCCCGCCGATGCCCTCGCCGCCTGGCTGTGGAGCTGGCTGGAAAACCAGTTGGCCGTGCTGATGAAGACCCTCCCCCTGGGTCAACAAGCCGCCCAACGCCTGACCAGCGAACTGCTGCCGTTGCTGCAACAAGCCCAGCAGGACGCCACCCACATCGACCCCAACCATGTCGGCAGCGCCGCGTTCGGCCTGTCCCTGGCGTGCATGGCCCACGAGCGCCAGTACAGCCGCCTGTTCCGTTCCTAG
- the ureE gene encoding urease accessory protein UreE gives MLVIHRRIAPQALWAAELLLNFEARSKSRLRCFSADGEDVGLFLERGQPPLHDGEFLQAEDGRVVRVCARPEQLLHVTCSSAFELTRAAYHLGNRHVALQVGDGWLRLLDDYVLKAMLEQLGASTATIEAPFQPEHGAYGGGHHHSRHGDEDFNYPPKLHQFGVRL, from the coding sequence ATGCTGGTGATCCACCGCCGAATCGCCCCCCAAGCCCTCTGGGCCGCCGAGTTGCTGCTGAATTTCGAAGCCCGCAGCAAAAGCCGCCTGCGCTGTTTCAGTGCCGACGGTGAAGACGTCGGCCTTTTTCTGGAGCGCGGTCAGCCACCGCTGCACGACGGCGAATTCCTACAGGCTGAAGACGGACGCGTCGTACGCGTCTGCGCCCGTCCTGAACAACTGCTGCATGTCACCTGCAGCAGTGCCTTTGAACTGACCCGCGCCGCCTATCACCTGGGCAACCGCCATGTGGCGCTGCAAGTCGGCGATGGCTGGTTGCGCTTGCTTGATGACTACGTGCTCAAGGCCATGCTCGAACAACTGGGGGCCAGCACCGCGACCATCGAAGCGCCGTTCCAACCGGAACATGGCGCCTACGGCGGCGGCCATCACCACTCACGGCATGGCGACGAAGATTTCAACTACCCGCCCAAGCTGCACCAGTTCGGCGTGCGGCTATGA